The nucleotide window GTTGTCGATCGTCACCGGTAGGTGACCGGCATCTTCTTGATGCCGTTGAGCCAACCGGCGCGCAGCCGTCGCTGAGGGCCGGCCGACGCGATGTCGGGGAGGTGATCCGCGATCGCGTTGAAGATGAGATCGATCTCGAGCTTCGCAAGGTGCGATCCGGGGCAGTAGTGCACGCCGCCACCGCCGAATCCGACGTGCGGGTTCGGGTTGCGGCTGATGTCGAAACGGTTCGGATCGTCGAAGACCTCTTCGTCGTAGTTCGCCGAACCGTACAGCAGGCCAACCCGCTGACCGCCGGTGATCAACTGCCCACCGATCTCGACGTCTTCGAGCGCTGTGCGCTGGAAGATCTGCACGGGGGTACCCCACCGTACGATCTCATCGGCCGTGGTCGTCGGACGCTCCCGCTTGTACAACTCCCACTGGTCGGGGTTGTCGAAGAACCCCTGCATGCCGTGGCTGATGGCGTTGCGGGTCGTCTCGTTGCCGGCGACCGCAAGGATGAGGATGAAGAACCCGAACTCCTCGGTGCTGAGCACCTCATCGTCGGCGGCAGCCACCAGCCGCGACACGATGTCGCCGCGCGGGTTGGCCTTTCGGTCTTCGCCCATGACCGTCGCGTACCCGAGGATCTCCGCAG belongs to Microthrixaceae bacterium and includes:
- a CDS encoding cytochrome P450 translates to MPVPVPAGYDLTNPDIFATGVPLEEYAWLRRTAPVFWNAQTAAESSFDDGGLWILSRLADVKAVSCARTGWSSEENTAIPRFDGKTVGYQEREVQKHMMLNMDDPRHARVRGVVSRGIFSPRSVDKLHDLLGRWAEKIILDAKEKGSGDFVADIACELPLQAIAELVGFPQEDRKKIFDWSNQMMAYDDPDYDVDPAVAAAEILGYATVMGEDRKANPRGDIVSRLVAAADDEVLSTEEFGFFILILAVAGNETTRNAISHGMQGFFDNPDQWELYKRERPTTTADEIVRWGTPVQIFQRTALEDVEIGGQLITGGQRVGLLYGSANYDEEVFDDPNRFDISRNPNPHVGFGGGGVHYCPGSHLAKLEIDLIFNAIADHLPDIASAGPQRRLRAGWLNGIKKMPVTYR